Genomic window (Blastocatellia bacterium):
ACTGTGCTCGGAAATATCGAAACGGCGGTCGTCAAATGGAACTACGGATTTCATTCGGCCCGGACGCTGACGCCGGAGGCGGCTACCGAGGTGATCCGCCAGAAGGTGCGGGCTGCTATCGGCCGAATCAAAGAGTTCAAACCTTACCGTGTGAGGACGCCGGTGACGCTGGAGATTCAATTCAAGAACTATCGCCCGGCGGAGATCCTGAGCTACCTCCCGATCGTTGAGCGGATCGGGTCGCGCACAATACGCATGGTCGGCAAGGATATGATCGAGGTCTCAAAATTTCTGGAGTTCGTCGTCACATACGATCCATCGCTTGCGCCTTGAGGCAAAGCGACGGCGAAGGGAGGATCGGTCATGACGAGGACTGCGCCGTAATTTTCGCCTCGACCTAACCGGGACTCCCGCTACTCTTGGCTGTGTCACTCGAACCCGTTCCACTTTTGATTCGGCAACGCGAGGGAAATTACACGGGGTCAGTCATCATTGGAGCCACCAGGGCGCTTGAATCTCCTATCGGATTGGGGCTACTATGGACAACCTGATGCGAGAGACGTGGTGACGACACGGGAGACGATCACGAGCATGAAAAGTCCATCGCCAACGGAAGCCCGCGCCCAGCGCGGAGAAGCGATTTATCGGCAGTTCCTTCGCGATAAGCTGGAGCCGACGCACAAAGGAGAGTTCGTGGCCATCGAGCCTGACTCAGGCGACTACTTCCTTGGCAAGACCTCGCTTGAGGCTATTTTGAAGGCGCGCCAGAAACATCCCGACAAGGTTTTTCATGTGATTCGTATCGGACATCCGACGGTAGGGAAGATCGGGCGGTGCGGGCATGATTCGCGGATACGTCAACGCGGATGATGAAGCCGTCATTGAAGTAGAAATCATCGGCTCGGGGCTGATTGAGGCCGTCATTGACACAGGCTTCAGCGGTTTTCTCGTATTGCCCCGCACCCACCCATATAGTTCGACCCTCCCCGTAGTAGCCTCTGAGACCTACGACGTGGCGGGCGGACAACGCGTGACTTTTGATGTGGCTTTGGGGAAGATCCACTGGATGGGACAGGCCATGCTGGTGGAGATTCTTCTCAGTCCGGGGGCTGAGGTGCTCATCGGAACACAGGTGTTCCGAGGACAGCGACTGGAGATTGATTACGACAAGCGCACCGTTATGGTTGACTTCAGCCCCTAGTCTTCCGATTCTCCTGAACGACGGGGTGAGAGAGTACCATGCGGCTGAATCTCAGAGCAGGTCGAATCGCCCCAATAAATAGCTCTCGTGCGAAAAGAATGTTCAGGCTCGATACGCGAGCAAATGAAGCACATTCAATGCAGCTATCGCGATACCATGCGCGATGGCTCCGGCGAGCAACTCGCTATCCTCCTGCCTCTTGGGGAAAGCGTCATGCCGATTATCGGGGGATTGGATCACGCACAATAGGCATGGTCGGCAAGGATATGATCGAGGTCTCAAAATTTCTGGAGCTTGTCGTCACATACGATCCATCGCTTGCGCCTTGAGGCAAAGCGACGGCGAGAGGAGGTGGGTCATGAGGACGTTACTCTTTCTGCTGCTGGGCGTCGGTGTGATTGTTTCGGGATCGGAGCCTGACGGCTTCTCTCAATCGAGCGAGCGTCCGCTGCGAGTGAACGGGCGGCGGATTGAGGAGCGGCTGATGGCGCTCGCGCAATTCGGCAAAAATCCCGAAGGCGGCGTCAGCCGCGTCGCCTTCAGCGACGCTGACGTTCAGGGTCGCCAGTACATCATCTCGCTCATGCGCGAGGCCGGTCTGACGGTGCGGATTGATCCGGCGGGCAACATCATCGGGCGACGCGACGGGAGCGATCCGTCGCTTCCGGTCATCCTCTTCGGATCGCACATTGATTCGGTTCCGCGCGGGGGGAATTACGATGGAGATGTCGGCGTCATCGGCGCCATCGAATGCGTTCAGGTGCTCAAAGAAAACGGGGTGATCACGCGGCATCCGCTGGAAGTGGTCGTCTTCGCCGACGAAGAAGGAGGGCTCGTGGGCAGTCGGGCCATGATCGGCGAGCTGACGCCGGAGACGCTCGACGTCATCAGTCACAGCGGCAAAACCGTGCGCGAAGGCATCCGGTACATCGGCGGCGATCCCGATCGCCTCGCGGAAGCCCGGCGGCGCAAGGGCGAGATCAAAGCCTATCTCGAACTCCACATCGAGCAAGGGGCGCGACTGGAGGCGGAGAAGGTTCAAATCGGCGTGGTCGAGGGGATCGTCGGGATCAACTGGTGGAACGTGACCGTTGAAGGGTTCGCCAATCACGCCGGGACGACGCCGATGGACCGGCGGCGGGATGCGCTGCTTGCGGCGGCTCACCTCATCATCGCTGTGAATCGCATCGTCACGAGCGTGCCCGGACAACAGGTGGGGACGGTCGGGCGCATCGCGGCTGAACCGGGCGCTCCCAACGTCATCCCCGGTCGCGTGGTGATGAGCCTCGAATTGCGCGACCTCTCGCGCGAGAAAGTGGCCTCGCTGTTTGAAAAGATTCAGCAGGAGGCGCGGGCCATCGAAGGGCGATTTGGCGTGACCATTCGATTCGATCCGATCCCGGCCAATTCGATCCCGGCGATGACCGACGAGCGCGTGCGCCGGCTCATCGCCGAATCCGCGCGCGAGCTGGGCCTGAGCTACATGTTCATGCCCAGCGGGGCAGGCCATGATGCCCAGGAGATCGCCCGCATCGCCCCCGTCGGGATGATCTTCGTCCCCAGCGTGGGCGGCATCAGCCACTCGCCCAGGGAGTACAGTCGGCCCGAGGACATCGCCAACGGGGCGAACGTCCTGCTCCAGACGATCCTCAAGATTGATCGCGGAGCACTGCCCTGATGCATGCTCAAGAGGCAGCGAAGACTTTCGAGCCTGAGACGCTTGCGCAAGCGCGAAAGCTTGCGCCACACAAACCATATTTTTCGGAGAAATTGCTCATGTGCTCACGCACGCCACGAAGGGTGAAAATGGGTTCGCCAACGGATAAAAAGTACCAACGGATGGTTGATCCGTTGGAACCTTTCATCCGGTGGAAGATAATTTTCATGGGAGTCGCTCATGGGGGGTCCCAGACTTTCACCCAGAACCCTTGAAAATGAGGCTCGCCAACGGATAAAAAGTGCCAAAGGATATTTGATCCGCTGGAACCTTTTATCCGATGGGGAGGATTTTCAAGGGAGTTGTCTCTGATGCAGTGGCGTGATCCCAGGACGATAAACATCTGGAAGCGCCCGTTTCCAACGGGCCTGGCGCTCAGTTCCACGGAGCCCCCGGAGGCGTGCGCTCCCGGAGATTTTCGGAGGAGGACTATGAGGGGCAAATACAAATCACATGTGGCTTCTTTCATCGTCGTTTTTGCAATGACGGCGAAGATGCTGATTCCGGTATGGGGTCAGCAAGTTCCCATCAGTTTTGAGGCGCTCCGGTATCGGTACATCGGACCGGTGGGCAACCGCGTCACGAGCATCGTCGGCGTGCCGGGGCAGCCGAA
Coding sequences:
- a CDS encoding M20 family metallo-hydrolase, yielding MRTLLFLLLGVGVIVSGSEPDGFSQSSERPLRVNGRRIEERLMALAQFGKNPEGGVSRVAFSDADVQGRQYIISLMREAGLTVRIDPAGNIIGRRDGSDPSLPVILFGSHIDSVPRGGNYDGDVGVIGAIECVQVLKENGVITRHPLEVVVFADEEGGLVGSRAMIGELTPETLDVISHSGKTVREGIRYIGGDPDRLAEARRRKGEIKAYLELHIEQGARLEAEKVQIGVVEGIVGINWWNVTVEGFANHAGTTPMDRRRDALLAAAHLIIAVNRIVTSVPGQQVGTVGRIAAEPGAPNVIPGRVVMSLELRDLSREKVASLFEKIQQEARAIEGRFGVTIRFDPIPANSIPAMTDERVRRLIAESARELGLSYMFMPSGAGHDAQEIARIAPVGMIFVPSVGGISHSPREYSRPEDIANGANVLLQTILKIDRGALP